One window of Nicotiana tomentosiformis chromosome 11, ASM39032v3, whole genome shotgun sequence genomic DNA carries:
- the LOC138902072 gene encoding uncharacterized mitochondrial protein AtMg00860-like encodes MEHLRKVFQVLRENELYIKREKCEFAQLKVHFLGHVISNDEMHMDEAKVRAIQEWEAPIKVTELRSFLGFVNYYSRFISGYSAKAAPLTKLLKKNKPWVWTEHCQRAFEDLKEAVIEEPVMALPNFAKTLEVHTDALDLAIGGVLMQDKHPIAFESRKLNETERRYTVQEKEMTAIVHCLRTWRPYFLWSRFVVKTDNVTTSYFQTQKKLTPK; translated from the coding sequence ATGGAGCACTTAAGAAAGGTTTTCCAAGTCTTGCGGGAGAACGAGCTATACATCAAGAGGGAGAAATGCGAGTTTGCACAATTAAAGGTGCACTTCTTAGGCCATGTTATTAGCAATGACGAGATGCACATGGACGAGGCTAAGGTACGTGCTATCCAGGAGTGGGAGGCACCTATAAAGGTAACTGAATTGAGATCTTTCCTTGGCTTTGTTAACTACTATAGTCGGTTCATCAGTGGCTACTCAGCAAAGGccgcaccattgactaagttgctAAAGAAGAACAAGCCATGGGTTTGGACGGAGCATTGTCAAAGGGCATTTGAAGACCTCAAGGAAGCTGTAATAGAGGAGCCAGTCATGGCATTACCTAACTTTGCCAAGACATTAGAGGTGCATACAGATGCCTTAGATTTGGCCATTGggggtgtcttgatgcaggataaGCATCCCATAGCATTCGAGAGTCGCAAGTTAAATGAGACGGAGCGGCGTTACACAGTGCAAGAGAAGGAGATGACTGCTATTGTGCATTGCCTTCGTACATGGCGACCTTATTTTCTTTGGTCGAGGTTCGTGGTCAAGACCGACAATGTAACTACTAGCTACTTTCAGACGCAGAAGAAGCTCACCCCAAAATAG
- the LOC138902073 gene encoding uncharacterized protein, translated as MANDGEINAANTQANVIQDAAGKSSRNKKRNATNKSQEVPPEVVSSVRDAQEVETFLWDLENYFKHGKVREDEAMINTAVLYLSEVAMLWWRRKMADVDKGLCTIRTWDQFKAEFKRQFFPNNVLYEVRRKLRELKQTRSIRVYVKEFTTLMLQIPNLTNDDLLFHFMDGFQNWAKQELQRRQVVDIDQAIVEAESLMDFRHDKHDKGKVKETKFNNVKGGGDRGKGKEIQ; from the exons ATGGCGAACGACGGAGAAATTAACGCTGCCAACACCCAAGCCAATGTCATCCAGGATGCTGCTGGCAAGAGCAGCCGTAACAAAAAGAGGAATGCCACCAACAAGAGCCAGGAGGTACCACCCGAGGTTGTGTCAA GTGTTCGTGATGCACAAGAAGTGGAAACCTTTCTATGGGACTTAGAGAACTACTTCAAGCATGGCAAAGTGAGGGAAGACGAGGCCATGATCAACACTGCAGTGTTGTACCTCTCAGAGGTTGCCATGCTATGGTGGAGAAGGAAGATGGCCGACGTGGATAAAGGTCTATGTACTATTCGCACGTGGGATCAGTTCAAAGCCGAGTTCAAGAGACAGTTCTTTCCAAATAATGTATTGTACGAGGTAAGGCGCAAGCTTAGGGAGTTGAAGCAAACAAGGAGCATACGTGTCTATGTCAAGGAGTTTACTACCCTTATGCTTCAAATACCCAACCTGACCAATGATGACTTGTTGTTCCACTTCATGGACGGGTTTCAAAATTGGGCTAAGCAGGAGTTGCAACGCCGGCAAGTCGTAGATATAGACCAAGCCATAGTGGAGGCTGAATCATTGATGGATTTCAGGCATGACAAGCACGACAAAGGTAAAGTAAAAGAAACAAAGTTTAACAATGTCAAAGGTGGGGGAGATCGTGGCAAAGGCAAAGAGATACAATAA